CATCAGAAATCTCCATCGTTTACTCTAGCCGCAGACGCTTAgtttataatgaataataatgccAGCACTGTCTTGAGTACACTTTATAGTAAGAAATAACAATTATGgtgataaacaaacaataaactaaattacgacgTCGAATTGAGACGATTCGCCTGGTGAGGGCGCGCGGGCCTTTTTCTTTATGTCAAAGTTCCCGCGCTGCTCCCAACTTGGCGCTCCGTCAGAGTGACACTTCCTCAGCTGTCACTCTAATCCGACGTATTCTCATATTCTCTACGGCGGCGCcgacatattaaacaaataaaatacagcttaaaataattattcaattaattaaataatttttattattgtttttacatagatttttaacctcgtttcatttttaaactgagttttcaaatatatgaacataaataggtacttctttttaatttgatactcatatgtgcgcgccattttgtttttttgagtttagaaatttcctcgatgaggtgggatgaaaagttacgtgttgcactcgagtgcaaagatttttcaccttgtgctcttttgattccctcgctatcgctcaggatttaaaattgaaacacgagcgtagcgagtgtttcaattaTAATTTCGCTTAATAatttcgcttgctcggtcatcaaaattgagcacgcggttaaaaagcaactttgcactcttgtataacaaataactattaattaatGCGTATCAAAGTGACTCAGTGACTACATTTTACCACAATATTAAAATAGCACCATTACTTTGAGCAAGCTGTTTACAAATTGCACAACAGTTTGTAAACACTTCAATACAATTTATATGCACCGCCCTTAATGTGCATTCGGATTTGCGATGGTTACTTAGTATATTAGAATGTTAAACTTTACGTGAATTTTATTCCGGTAAATCATTAGAACAACAAGTATGTTACTCTTCACAAACACTCATCATTTTATGGGTATTTTGCTAAAATAAGACATAGATCAATATTTTCTAAAGCGATTTCACTAAGTTAATATGCACCGGGCAAAGTAGCGGCTATGCAACCGAAGCCTTACATCAAAATCCAGTTAACTGCAGTGTTCAATAATGTAGTGCACATGTCATTGAGCTAGATGCATGAGTTTATTTTCATGCACGCATGGATACATCGAACGTTAACCGtcttcttttaaattattttcctgATTTACAGACAGATATCGCCTACCTACTTTAGCTATTTTAATGAAATCCGCGGCAAGCCGTCGCAATCTGAATACAATAAGTCTCATTTAAATTTTACTTCATGAACACGTTCCTCTACAATGCCACTATAGGTGTAGCGAATCGGACGAACAATGAGTCTGAAGTCCTATAGAGCGAATAGTCTGAATATTCgtacctttataaaataaaatagccgGTTGATTTAACTTTactaataggtacctaaatgtttaatttaataaattgttatttcttCCACAGGTTGGTTCAAGACATGACGAATTGGACAAAGTTATACGTTTGCTTCCGTTTATCACTCATAAGAACGATAAAGTGACGCTGTCAGACCCTCTTAACCCGGTGAAGCTGCTGCCTCACCAGCACGCGTACTGGACGTACCCTGGCTCTCTCACCACCCCGCCCTGCACGGAGTCCGTCACATGGATCTTATTCAAGCAGCCAGTTCAAGTTTCCGCTGAACAAGTGAGTTCAAGTTTAATGTTAGCCATCAACATTGCACGCGTATCAAAAggcatttagtttatttgtattgtttgaTAATGGAACTTCGTCACTTTGTTTAATAGGCTGATAATGTTGAAGTGCTGATATAGGTAAGCAGTATCTAAATTGTGACGAAGGAAATGAACACATCTAGAGTATGCATAGAGAAATTAGAACacgttttgttaatttttttcgTCATCATTAAATAATGAATGGCGCTAAACATGGGAAAACAATATCACCTAACTGAGTGCGACAGATTGTTGTGAAGTTTTGAACTCAGCCCCTTGTGCCCTGACAAATGTAATTAGCGGATGTCCGAGAAAATGGGTATTATGTCGTggatcttttattatttatgatgtCAGAACGCAAAAAGTTTAgctaagtaaataaactaacaccTACAAAGTTCTACCCACATTATTATTCATTACCTTATGCTTGGTTAGtctttttaaaatgtataatcGGATTACGAATAGTATATGACGCAACAGAAGCGATGTGTACCGGTTTTCGATGCATACAGCACTCAGCGTTCAAGTATCCACGGACTAAATAATAGCAGACGTCCGTTCACGACCTACTTTAGCAGCTACTTACTTTCCAAATACTCATTATGTGGaatatgttttttaaatgcATATTACAGTAACGCTTTATTGCTTGCCGGGTTTAATAAACGCTGATCGAAGATAAAACTATTTGCCTGTTCTCTCAGGCTAGATCTTTTAATAACCTACTAATTTTAATGACTTCCTCTTGCACTACTTTATGCCTGAATGTACTAACATGGTATAACTGATTGGTTTCAGCTGGCTTCGATGCGGAAACTGAAGTGCGGTGAAGCGTCAGCCGGCACGGAGGCCATGGAAGTCCTCCACAACTACAGGCCGACTCTGCCGCTCGGCAACCGTGAGCTGCGCGACTACGGCGCCGGCAACTAACAGCGGCGCCCCGACACTGGTGCAGCACGGCTGCGGTGACGCTGCCACATGCGCTATCACGATACAATCACAAACAGAGCTGCCAATTGCGCAGTTCCTCCTGAAACTAGTGCCCCATTCGCATTCCGGCGAGTTAATCTAACGGATGACACGTGGGCCACGCAACTCTTATGAATGGTGCCTACGCAATGCAATATGTTCCGTATAAAACGAATCTCGTCATAGCTATGTATGTAGTATCTAGTTGTAGTTGTAAGTGAGAAATAATCTCCGATCCCAATTACGCACCTGGTATCTtgttaaatatacctacctatgtacctactaagAGAGGTTGTGTGATGCAAAGAGAGATTCGTTGCGTAGTTCATCGTATTcggataaaaaaaacattcaatcacAATCGTATTTATCATGTTAATCGaggtaattttattacataatggGACTTCTCATGTGTGCTCGTAACTTTATGTGACTGTAGCTTATGTAGACATTATAATGTAATAATCCTAATCAAGTGCCTCCAATCCTtcgaataaaatgttatctatattgaaatttatattaaataagatatatataacatttaaaatgcagatttaaGATGACACAATAATAGAAATGTCTTCAgatggctatattttataaaaattgacaGCCTTAATGGCTTAATTTtcattagatatattttaagaatttaCATAATACCAATAagttatacattttaattaacaacatGAAAAAATCTCGGGGAGGTAAACCTAATGGACCAAAATCTGCGAATTTAACAGATCATGAAATAAATGTAATcaaaaaaaactcacaaaaaATGGCAGAAAGTTAAAATACAGTTTATAGGTTTATGTCTCGAATATGATAAAGCGATGGGAACGAAATGAGTTTTCATAGTAATTTTCCCAAGAACATTGTCTGTTAACTGATAGGTATTTGGtccaaacaaaaattacaatttatgttAGGTCACTGATCTCTATGTTTTGACCCTGGCATCGACAAGACCAGTCTGTCACTGGGACAAGTCGACTGCAGTCAAAACGGTGTCTTGACTGAACAACTTACATAATACGTAATAAGTTAAGTATTGTATGTAGATGTACCTTAAAACGAGAGTGCCTCAAATGTATAAACGTCATAGTTATGTTAACTGGGACGTCGATACgataaattttaatgtatttatgttataacgATAAGTGTCGATGAAGCTTAAAAGCAATGTACacaataaacataatctttaactattttatgttttatttaacggCTACAAAGAAGAACAAGTTAGGAATACACTTGTTGAGAAAGAAATAGGTATTCATAGAACAATAACACGACTGCACACCGCACGTGGTCTATCGCTGCAGTGAAACTGAGAGCCTTGAATGAAATTGATATCTCGACACCGACACTGACATGACATGAGACATTAGAAAATCCGTCTaactttgtaagtacctacttaagatTAAGAACCAACTTAACCATCAATTtcacaaaaaacaatatttctagTTATAATTTAGAAGGCGGTTAGAGACGGTTAGGTGGTGTCTCACAGTGTGCGTCTAGCCAGATCATAGATTTTCAGTTGGATTTGGGCCCAACCAACAAAGAACAAGAGCTAAAAGCATGACCATATGTCTTGTTCTTCTAATGTAAACTTTAACCAAAGCTTTACTTCAGGCTCTAAGGTCGACCAGCAAAATCAGAACTTAGACGTAGATTTCTTACAAAACGTTTAGTAGCGCTTATAAAGCTTTTGGTTTTGGTTTATCTAGTCGCAAGCGTGAAAAGCCCTTTATCGTGATTCACAGACGGGTTCGCAGGAATCGCAGGTTCTAGTGTACATCCGTTTACATCAAGCCAGCGAGCAttcttaaggcgaggaagtggtcaacaataattccataaccggcacgcgcatctaaggcgccaaaaggggtcggagcgtctgagcggggcgaggacaacaatacgcgcgctagcttataactaaaagtcgtaagcgacaaaatggttttgtaattttaatatttagaaatgataatttaataaaaattcctactaccattttaaagagtatgtatatactcaactactaaaaaagttaagaggcttaaatcggtcccgtttgcccataatatgtgaatctctttttaaaaagaggtatgtttgatatatttttctctgttataaaagttacctaatcatgtttctacaactaacaaaataaggcttatatcatgaactttcaggtaaccaagttgtattttgatccgttttgtatttactgagaaaaattgacatccttggcgccaaaaattccaattcgtcctcttaatgttTTGTAGTacttactgcctcgttggtctagtggtcgcaatcGCGGCTGCTGTaactgaggtctcgggttcgatttccTAGTTCAATTTATTAAACACTAACATTCGTTTTTGAGCTTAGGTAATTGGAGATCTCCTGAGTATTGTTTCGGACTAACGTACTTTTGCCTTATAATAGGTCAATCTATAAGAGGAAAAGTTGCGAGAAATCGCTGATTCAATAATAAGAGTGTAATTTATACAAGCGACTGAATTTAAGGTCATACTGATTTcagatttttcaaaaacaaGTAGCAAGTACATATATGGAGGAGACACATGTGCTTGCTGGATGACTTGCTTCGTTAATTAAAACGTATCAtcctaaacaaaataaaacacagttgttcattaaaatatatttttttatttataagcttgTTTGCTAAGAGcaccaaatatattttaaaataggcaATATCCAAGCAAACATTACTACATTACTTTGTTCAAATACTTTACGGGACATAGCATCATAAAGGTAGTTCGTTttgtttgtacaaatatttaccttagaataaaacaaattacgAATGGCTATCAAAAATGCTACTGAGTGTTCATTATACCTATGTTTTTGGTTTAATTTTACTATATAAACCTTATGAAATCTATCAAATTTATAAAAATCTCGAGTCCTTACTTCTTTCTATGAGTCACTGTCGCCTACAGTTACTGGAAGGCTGTCTTCCATATACTAAATATTAAATCTTAAACATTGGATATCAAATACTTTcaacattacaaaaaataattattattgtaattccACAATTATATATACAACTGGCAAGTTACTACACAAGTAATAGGTGGGATCTCTATCTAGTATACTACAACTAAAATTTTATCAGATCATCACTTCCATCTGTATTATCTCTACTGGAAGTATTTGTTAAGTCTACAGTGGGGTTTGGAGCCTCTAAATTTTTAGGGGATACTTTTCTTCTAGGCGGAATTGGAGCTTCAGCTAAGATACTTGTTATGCCTAAATGTCTACTTTGTTCAGCAAAATACTTgacttcttgatttatttcaacTCGCCTAGTGTTTGGCGACAGCTTGGTTCTGACAGGCGGACTTGGTGCTGCTCGAGAATACAACGGCCGGTTGTCGAAAATTGAAGTGTCTATTGGATTCATGCTGCCTGGCATCAGAGCTGCTGTTTTACTTCGCCCAAGAGAATACACTTCACAAGAAGTTTCTTCATGTTTTTCAGTCTTTTTATGATCGTCAGTATAAAAAGTCGCCTTTTTCGAGTATTCTGATTGGAAGTGCTTATGAGCCTGGACATCTGATTTGCTTCTTTCAAGTGTAAACGCGCCATTGGTATGCAGATGACAACTAAAGGAACTTGTGTTCACAGTGCAAGCTGGAGCTGTTGAAAATGGTACGGCTGGTGCCCACAAACAAGCTCCTTCATTTCTTGGTACCAGCAACAAGGGatcctaaaaatataaatagttatatGTACAAAAGTGTATTGCATAATCACAAAACTGAGTATTATCGCTAATTTGCATTAATAaacatgtaatatttttatttgagataAGAAGATAAATGGATTAATTCAATTTGATATGTTTCTTATCAAAATCAACTTGTAACCAGCTGAGGTAAATTAGAATTAAAGATAAATTCTTGTCAAGCTGCTTATAGTATTCTAGAAAAGTCCCTGCCAtgctttagaaaatattttccatgGAACTAATGtctttttacaattatttatagtAGAAAGGTGTTTAAATAATTACCTTTCCAGTgatagcaaatatttttgactgCAGTGCATGAAGTCTGTTGCGTAGATATTCATAAGAGCTCTCTCTTAGTTTCATCACCCATTGGACCACATTATCTTCAGCACGAGCCGCAAAAACATGGCGTTTTTCAGGTTCATCTCTGTAATCAGTAACAAACATCTTGTAAAGAACAAAAAGAGATGCTGGTcatatgaaatacattttatgtacTAGTAAACAACTTACATAAATgatattgaaaatgaaaatggtATACTCTGGCCATGTTCCATCTGTATTGAAGAATTCTCTAATACAAACATTCCTGCTGGACTTTTCGTATCAAACTTCCCCATTtcacttattttaaaataaaataaataattatttatcagcCGAAACCATCGCTCTTTGAAAACTgaaagaaaatatgtataaaatgataatctgAAAGCTGACAGACAGCACAAATTGAACTAATTGCTAAATTTAATTAACAtgattgttttaaaatcaaGGTAAATGTGTaggattgttttattatatgataaaattattatgtttatcatTCCTATAGAAggaaaagtataatattttctcTATGTGTTTACTATGAGGAACCTATTCAATGTAACCAATCATGAGGCTTTAGTTAAGCATACAAAGCAAAGACTTGTCACACAGCTGAGATAGACAAAATA
Above is a window of Helicoverpa zea isolate HzStark_Cry1AcR chromosome 1, ilHelZeax1.1, whole genome shotgun sequence DNA encoding:
- the LOC124633529 gene encoding sesquipedalian-1-like, giving the protein MKCNIRELAHLSDQPCVIEGRLNYKKVSNGGYRNQAVFKERWFRLINNYLFYFKISEMGKFDTKSPAGMFVLENSSIQMEHGQSIPFSFSISFIDEPEKRHVFAARAEDNVVQWVMKLRESSYEYLRNRLHALQSKIFAITGKDPLLLVPRNEGACLWAPAVPFSTAPACTVNTSSFSCHLHTNGAFTLERSKSDVQAHKHFQSEYSKKATFYTDDHKKTEKHEETSCEVYSLGRSKTAALMPGSMNPIDTSIFDNRPLYSRAAPSPPVRTKLSPNTRRVEINQEVKYFAEQSRHLGITSILAEAPIPPRRKVSPKNLEAPNPTVDLTNTSSRDNTDGSDDLIKF